In Helianthus annuus cultivar XRQ/B chromosome 8, HanXRQr2.0-SUNRISE, whole genome shotgun sequence, a single genomic region encodes these proteins:
- the LOC110869668 gene encoding uncharacterized protein LOC110869668, which yields MSKVINNFNAIYNQIYLSPPSGSNDEDILNLAIAKWDSQNPTPFPHFRAWNVVRKEQKWKPVPNEVATAKRTKTSESGSYSAGSSTARCQIDINDDPEDDEDVLPVHESERPPRRDKAKKEAARKRKAAGSSGGGGSSGGRGEKASSKMDDLINEFRSFKEFAAEKYIHKKTASSDYARAEDFRIMRLDLDSVPEDEREVYRRMKEEVKKKWTS from the coding sequence ATGAGCAAGGTCATCAACAACTTTAACGCGATTTATAACCAAATTTACCTTTCTCCTCCTAGCGGGAGTAACGACGAGGACATTCTTAACCTTGCTATCGCCAAGTGGGACTCTCAAAATCCAACGCCTTTCCCGCACTTCCGAGCATGGAACGTTGTAAGGAAAGAACAAAAATGGAAGCCGGTTCCAAATGAGGTCGCAACGGCCAAACGCACTAAAACTTCCGAGTCCGGAAGTTATAGTGCGGGAAGCTCCACCGCTCGTTGTCAAATCGACATAAACGACGACCCGGAAGATGACGAGGATGTGTTGCCCGTTCACGAGTCGGAACGTCCCCCCAGAAGGGACAAAGCAAAAAAAGAAGCGGCCAGAAAGCGAAAAGCGGCCGGCTCGAGTGGAGGTGGCGGCTCGAGTGGAGGTAGGGGCGAGAAGGCATCGTCAAAAATGGACGACTTGATAAACGAATTCCGTTCATTCAAAGAGTTCGCGGCCGAAAAATATATTCACAAGAAAACCGCGTCGTCCGACTATGCTCGAGCGGAAGATTTTAGGATTATGAGGTTGGATCTCGACTCGGTACCGGAGGATGAACGCGAGGTTTATCGGAGGATGAAGGAAGAGGTGAAAAAAAAATGGACGtcgtag